A section of the Leminorella richardii genome encodes:
- the cobB gene encoding Sir2 family NAD+-dependent deacetylase: MRVHRRLHHRKMKRSGHRLQRMRYYYGLIYAACSEMKASIYPSVVVLTGAGISAESGIRTFRASDGLWEEHRIEDVATPEGYEANPELVQTFYNARRRQLLSPGVMPNDAHNALAKLENLLGSKFLLVTQNVDNLHERAGNLRVVHMHGELLKVRCTGSGKVFDWKGDLSVDDLCDCCTPPQPMRPHIVWFGEMPLEMERINKALAEADYFIAIGTSGHVYPAAGFVRSANLSGAHSVELNLEPSNVGSSFAETHYGLASQTVPEYIQQTFLDAFSFDCCKEIDK, translated from the coding sequence ATGCGCGTTCATCGCCGTCTGCACCACCGTAAAATGAAGCGTTCCGGTCATCGTCTACAGCGCATGCGCTATTACTATGGCCTGATTTACGCAGCGTGTAGTGAGATGAAAGCCAGCATTTATCCTTCTGTTGTGGTTCTTACGGGGGCGGGTATTTCCGCTGAATCAGGCATTCGAACGTTTCGCGCTTCCGATGGCCTGTGGGAAGAACACCGCATTGAAGACGTGGCGACACCGGAAGGCTATGAGGCCAATCCAGAGCTGGTACAGACGTTTTATAACGCCCGTCGTCGCCAGTTGCTCAGCCCCGGTGTGATGCCCAATGACGCCCACAACGCGCTGGCAAAGCTGGAAAACCTGCTGGGCAGCAAGTTTTTATTAGTCACGCAAAACGTAGACAATCTTCACGAGCGAGCTGGAAATCTGCGGGTCGTTCATATGCACGGTGAACTGCTGAAAGTGCGCTGCACCGGTTCAGGAAAAGTATTTGACTGGAAGGGCGATCTTTCCGTTGACGATCTCTGTGACTGCTGTACGCCGCCGCAGCCGATGCGCCCGCACATTGTCTGGTTTGGCGAAATGCCGCTGGAAATGGAGAGGATTAACAAAGCGCTGGCCGAGGCGGACTACTTTATTGCTATCGGTACCTCAGGCCACGTTTATCCTGCCGCCGGTTTTGTTCGCTCTGCTAATTTATCCGGTGCGCACTCTGTTGAACTTAATCTGGAACCGAGCAACGTTGGCAGCAGCTTTGCCGAAACGCACTACGGCTTAGCCAGTCAGACCGTGCCTGAATATATTCAACAAACGTTTCTCGACGCGTTCTCTTTTGACTGCTGCAAAGAGATCGATAAGTAG
- a CDS encoding GNAT family N-acetyltransferase: MKNRPQIDTVSSDEFPALTALWERSVRATHHFLPESYINALRPLLLNDFLPQVQLRCTRNSLGEPTGFIGLSDDKVEMLFIDDTCRGLGLGRALMDYAVKEVGIRLVDVNEQNPDALAFYQRYGFSVKDRSELDGMGKPYPLLHLALDVDK, translated from the coding sequence GTGAAGAACCGCCCACAGATAGACACTGTTTCATCCGATGAATTTCCCGCGTTAACGGCGCTCTGGGAGCGTTCAGTGCGCGCTACTCACCATTTTTTACCCGAATCCTATATTAATGCGCTCAGGCCGCTGCTGCTGAACGACTTTTTGCCGCAGGTTCAACTGCGCTGCACGCGTAATTCGCTCGGTGAACCGACTGGCTTTATCGGGCTGTCAGACGATAAGGTTGAGATGCTGTTTATTGATGATACCTGTCGCGGTCTGGGGCTAGGAAGGGCACTGATGGATTATGCGGTCAAGGAAGTCGGTATTCGCCTGGTTGACGTGAATGAGCAGAATCCTGACGCGCTGGCGTTTTACCAGCGGTACGGATTTAGCGTTAAAGACCGCTCTGAGCTCGACGGTATGGGAAAACCTTATCCGCTGCTGCATTTGGCGCTAGACGTCGATAAGTAA
- a CDS encoding transglycosylase domain-containing protein, producing the protein MDWLLRALTLLGAILLWGFHQLMALFLTIYLGMALYYWQDIRPNDQAALVSAQPYLSNDPEMLSLRTMAIKIHSHAYGFITYTIRPSTPVKKQLYRHVSNAVWTFWLTGLYSDDELYAMMLSKAYFGQDIQGNAVYGAREAAQALFHIKLEDMTCEQRLQLVYMLKGPSHFRPGSPRLIEGSRRFIALCE; encoded by the coding sequence ATGGACTGGCTACTGCGGGCGTTAACACTGTTAGGGGCAATTCTGCTGTGGGGATTCCATCAGCTTATGGCGCTGTTCTTAACGATTTACCTCGGCATGGCGCTCTATTACTGGCAGGATATTCGTCCGAACGATCAGGCGGCTCTGGTATCAGCTCAGCCCTATTTGAGTAACGATCCAGAGATGTTGTCGCTGCGAACCATGGCGATAAAAATCCACAGTCACGCCTACGGTTTTATTACCTATACGATAAGGCCTTCAACGCCGGTAAAAAAACAACTCTATCGCCATGTGAGTAATGCCGTGTGGACCTTTTGGTTAACGGGGCTGTATAGCGATGATGAACTGTATGCCATGATGCTGTCTAAGGCCTATTTTGGCCAAGATATACAGGGTAATGCCGTCTACGGCGCGCGAGAGGCCGCGCAGGCGCTGTTTCATATCAAGCTGGAAGATATGACCTGCGAACAGCGGCTACAGCTGGTGTATATGCTGAAAGGCCCATCCCACTTTCGACCGGGATCCCCGAGGCTGATTGAAGGAAGCCGGCGATTTATAGCGCTGTGTGAGTGA
- a CDS encoding MFS transporter: MSSIVNGAMTSTKPTHHRWWVATLFFLIYTVAAADRANLGVALPFIRKEFAMTNAEAGALVSLFLIAYALIQLPSAWLISRFGVRKVFTSSMILTSLVTGMTGMVSSILQLKICRVLLGVAEGPLPIGVTSTINNWFPSREKGIASGIFLSSIKLGPVITPIVGAAIIAAWGWKEVFIFFAIPGILLPLLWYTFVTDRPESSKFTNQAEVDLIDEKASGTESVVSTKDEYKKIAVLDSLIRVKEIRLLDTTKSICLSWNVWGCSLGYCFQLGISSLLLAWIPTYLLTEKNLSVMGMGFVAAAPWVGAVLGNLIGGVLSDKFLGKRRKPGMMISALSTSLMMLLLVYTPANPVVCALLLFMTGLLLSIGFSAYMVYPMSFIAKEKFPVANALINMGGQLGGAATPFIGGLILDHYGWNNVFVFMASISILTFIILLTIHEPMKMKANA; encoded by the coding sequence ATGAGCTCTATCGTTAACGGCGCGATGACGTCGACAAAGCCCACACACCATCGCTGGTGGGTGGCAACCCTCTTCTTCCTGATCTATACGGTTGCGGCGGCCGATCGCGCGAATCTCGGCGTAGCTCTGCCGTTTATCCGCAAGGAATTCGCGATGACCAACGCCGAAGCGGGCGCACTGGTCAGCCTGTTCCTTATCGCCTACGCGCTGATCCAGCTGCCCTCTGCCTGGCTGATTTCGCGATTCGGGGTACGTAAGGTCTTTACCTCCTCAATGATTCTAACGTCACTGGTGACCGGCATGACCGGTATGGTCAGCTCTATTTTGCAGTTGAAGATATGCCGCGTGCTGCTGGGCGTTGCTGAGGGGCCTTTACCTATTGGCGTGACGTCCACCATCAATAACTGGTTCCCCTCCAGAGAAAAAGGCATCGCCTCCGGCATTTTTCTTTCCTCAATAAAGCTAGGCCCAGTGATTACCCCTATTGTCGGCGCAGCTATCATCGCCGCCTGGGGATGGAAAGAGGTGTTTATTTTCTTTGCTATTCCCGGCATTTTGCTCCCTTTACTCTGGTACACCTTCGTTACCGATCGCCCCGAAAGCTCAAAGTTTACTAATCAGGCAGAAGTTGACCTGATTGACGAAAAGGCCAGCGGAACCGAAAGCGTCGTCTCAACAAAAGACGAATATAAGAAAATTGCCGTGTTGGATTCGCTTATTCGAGTAAAAGAAATTCGGCTGCTGGATACCACCAAGAGCATCTGCCTGTCGTGGAACGTATGGGGATGCAGTCTGGGCTACTGCTTCCAGCTGGGCATTTCCAGTCTGCTTTTAGCCTGGATACCCACCTATTTGCTAACCGAGAAGAACCTCTCCGTTATGGGCATGGGCTTTGTTGCTGCGGCACCCTGGGTCGGCGCCGTACTGGGTAACTTGATTGGCGGCGTGCTGTCGGACAAGTTTCTGGGCAAAAGAAGAAAGCCAGGCATGATGATCTCGGCGCTTTCCACCTCGCTGATGATGTTGCTGCTGGTCTATACGCCGGCTAACCCTGTCGTTTGCGCCCTGCTGCTGTTTATGACCGGCCTGCTGCTAAGCATCGGCTTCTCGGCCTACATGGTGTATCCGATGTCGTTTATCGCTAAGGAGAAGTTCCCGGTTGCCAATGCGTTAATCAACATGGGCGGCCAGCTGGGCGGCGCGGCAACGCCTTTTATCGGCGGCCTTATTCTTGATCACTACGGTTGGAACAACGTGTTTGTCTTTATGGCCAGCATCTCAATTTTGACGTTCATTATTCTGTTAACGATTCATGAACCAATGAAGATGAAAGCTAACGCTTAA
- a CDS encoding 4-carboxy-4-hydroxy-2-oxoadipate aldolase/oxaloacetate decarboxylase: MNNKELAQRLVALGSATVYEAQGAYGALDAGIKPVCAEMKLAGPAFTVDMRPGDNLMIHYALLHAQPGDVLVLDCKGFLEAGVWGDVLTTQALNIGLAGILVNGAVRDAEAIARLGFPVFSRGLSIKGTGKAQPGRINVPVTIGDVTVAPGDIVIGDRDGVAIVPADSAERALELSLARERKEDAFKDKITQGATTAELMNLSETFRLLNLQ; this comes from the coding sequence ATGAATAATAAAGAACTCGCTCAGCGCCTTGTCGCGCTGGGTTCAGCCACCGTTTATGAAGCGCAGGGAGCCTACGGTGCGCTCGATGCCGGCATCAAGCCCGTCTGCGCTGAGATGAAACTGGCGGGCCCGGCGTTTACCGTTGATATGCGCCCTGGCGACAACCTGATGATCCACTATGCCCTACTGCACGCACAGCCTGGCGACGTGCTGGTTCTCGACTGCAAAGGCTTTCTTGAAGCCGGCGTTTGGGGTGATGTATTAACCACCCAGGCACTAAATATCGGCCTAGCCGGTATTTTGGTTAACGGTGCCGTTAGAGACGCAGAGGCCATCGCTCGCTTAGGGTTTCCTGTCTTCTCACGCGGTCTTTCCATTAAGGGAACCGGCAAAGCACAGCCGGGGCGGATTAATGTCCCCGTCACTATCGGCGACGTCACTGTGGCGCCCGGCGATATCGTTATCGGCGACAGAGACGGCGTGGCTATCGTCCCTGCCGACAGCGCTGAACGCGCGCTCGAACTGTCTCTTGCTCGCGAGCGCAAAGAAGACGCCTTTAAGGACAAAATCACTCAGGGCGCAACAACTGCCGAACTGATGAACCTTAGCGAAACCTTCCGCCTCTTAAACTTACAATAG
- a CDS encoding RraA family protein → MSGLDINDYIEKAKRLTTPEISDALDYFSLPGSLLGIKHIAGKNAFVGTAWTVRYIAVDRDNMGTVGDFIDDVKAGDVVVIDNAARPDCTVWGGILSQLAAKRNIAGTVINGVCRDTQEANAAGYPLYARDRYMRTGKDRVQVAAVCEPVTISGVLIKQGDLIVADIDGAVAVAKNHIQAVIDRALIMQAVENDILSDVLNGMSISQARKKHNYHLLQRNPNK, encoded by the coding sequence ATGTCTGGTTTAGATATAAACGATTATATAGAAAAAGCAAAGCGGTTAACGACGCCGGAAATATCCGACGCGTTAGACTACTTTTCACTCCCCGGCTCACTGTTGGGAATAAAGCATATTGCCGGTAAAAACGCCTTCGTCGGCACCGCCTGGACGGTCAGATATATTGCCGTCGACAGGGACAATATGGGCACCGTCGGTGACTTTATCGATGACGTTAAGGCCGGAGACGTCGTGGTGATTGATAACGCCGCCCGCCCAGACTGCACCGTCTGGGGAGGCATTCTCAGCCAGCTCGCTGCCAAGAGAAATATCGCCGGCACGGTGATTAACGGCGTGTGCCGCGACACCCAAGAGGCTAACGCTGCCGGTTACCCACTCTATGCCCGCGACCGCTATATGCGAACCGGGAAAGACCGCGTGCAGGTCGCCGCCGTGTGTGAGCCCGTCACCATCAGCGGCGTCTTGATTAAACAGGGCGATCTGATCGTCGCCGATATTGACGGCGCCGTCGCTGTGGCCAAAAACCATATTCAAGCCGTTATCGACAGAGCGCTGATTATGCAGGCCGTCGAAAACGATATTTTAAGCGACGTCTTAAACGGCATGTCAATTTCACAGGCTCGTAAAAAACACAACTACCACCTGCTGCAGCGCAATCCCAATAAATAA
- a CDS encoding LysR family transcriptional regulator, whose amino-acid sequence MNLKQLVYFCKVVESGSISQAAKLLFVAPTAISMQISALEELLGGELLNRSTRPMTLTKLGEFFYSRSQELIYDFNKLESDTELFINNKSAALNIGFTRSVMFNILPEAIKKFKERYGHVQINLTEVLSEYQSEMLLSGAIDIGITRELENDSFISDSLEHRLILVDPMVAAIPRDHYLSRKQFLTLRDFVNSPFIIYPKDDRSGFAGKLFDLFIQRQCQPIVSYRAIEIHTALALVGAGLGVTLVGKSTIPNNRQDVLFLPIQDFNISSYIYSVCRPDNNNPMLADFIDVLEGVSG is encoded by the coding sequence ATGAACTTAAAACAGCTTGTCTATTTCTGTAAGGTGGTTGAATCCGGCAGTATTAGTCAGGCGGCAAAGCTGCTTTTTGTTGCGCCAACAGCGATTAGCATGCAGATTTCAGCACTGGAAGAGCTGCTAGGGGGAGAGCTGTTAAATAGAAGTACGCGTCCGATGACGTTAACGAAACTGGGGGAGTTTTTTTACTCCCGATCACAAGAATTAATTTATGATTTTAATAAGCTCGAGTCAGATACTGAGCTATTTATTAATAATAAATCTGCGGCGCTGAATATAGGCTTCACGCGATCGGTTATGTTCAATATTTTGCCCGAGGCGATTAAAAAGTTTAAAGAGCGTTACGGGCACGTACAAATAAACCTGACGGAGGTTCTATCGGAATATCAGTCAGAGATGCTGCTGAGCGGCGCTATCGATATCGGCATTACGCGGGAGCTGGAAAACGACAGCTTTATCTCTGATTCGCTTGAGCACCGGCTGATCCTCGTTGACCCGATGGTGGCAGCTATTCCCAGAGATCACTATCTGTCCAGAAAGCAGTTTTTGACGCTGCGGGATTTCGTGAATTCTCCGTTTATTATTTATCCTAAAGACGATCGAAGCGGCTTTGCGGGCAAGCTGTTTGATCTCTTTATTCAACGCCAGTGCCAGCCGATAGTCTCCTATCGGGCTATTGAAATTCATACCGCACTGGCGCTGGTTGGTGCCGGACTAGGCGTGACGCTGGTGGGTAAATCGACCATCCCAAATAACAGGCAGGACGTGCTCTTCTTACCGATTCAGGACTTTAATATTTCTAGCTATATTTATTCAGTGTGTCGCCCGGACAATAATAACCCCATGCTTGCGGACTTTATTGATGTGCTGGAAGGCGTATCGGGATAA
- a CDS encoding Zn-dependent hydrolase gives MTQALTKQSALDLFEQITAFTLNDGSPGITRLAYSKEDEQAHQLMIEKCRAMGLEVRQDAMGNIFARLPGKNPELPAIGTGSHIDSVPQGGAYDGVIGVMAGLYAISQFKPQQLKRSLELVIFRAEESSRFGFACMASKVMAGQADFDKWAKNTDSQGNNIFQVLDNCGYQSQQLKECRLPKDYFAAFIETHIEQGKVLEHQQKRIGVVNGIAAPCRYRVEVHGHADHSGATPMSQRHDALVASAGIITDINTAACYESAYGTVGTVGRLDVTPNAINVIPGDVTFYVDIRGVDKASVNRVVAKFLASVEHAKSVQDVVINVSELANDMPVLMTDDIVHRLERICQEKGVPSVTMMSGAGHDTMYMAQDFPAGMLFIPSKDGVSHHPDEYSEFDDVLLAAEILQQAMGELADA, from the coding sequence ATGACCCAAGCTCTCACGAAACAATCGGCGCTCGATCTTTTTGAACAAATCACCGCCTTTACCCTCAACGACGGCTCGCCGGGCATTACCCGCCTAGCCTACTCAAAAGAGGACGAACAGGCTCACCAGCTTATGATAGAGAAGTGCCGGGCAATGGGGCTTGAAGTTCGTCAGGACGCCATGGGCAACATTTTCGCCCGACTGCCGGGTAAAAACCCTGAACTGCCTGCGATCGGTACCGGTTCCCACATTGACTCCGTGCCTCAGGGCGGCGCCTACGACGGCGTGATTGGCGTTATGGCCGGTCTGTACGCCATTTCTCAGTTCAAGCCTCAGCAGCTCAAGCGCTCTTTAGAGCTGGTTATTTTCCGCGCGGAAGAGTCCAGCCGCTTTGGCTTTGCCTGTATGGCCAGTAAGGTCATGGCCGGCCAGGCTGACTTTGACAAGTGGGCCAAGAATACCGACAGTCAGGGTAACAACATCTTTCAGGTACTGGACAACTGCGGCTATCAAAGCCAACAGCTGAAAGAGTGCCGCCTGCCGAAAGACTACTTTGCCGCCTTTATCGAAACCCACATTGAGCAGGGCAAAGTATTGGAGCACCAGCAGAAGCGCATTGGCGTCGTTAACGGCATTGCTGCACCCTGCCGCTATCGCGTAGAGGTTCACGGCCACGCAGACCACTCTGGCGCTACGCCGATGAGCCAGCGCCACGACGCTCTGGTAGCCAGCGCGGGAATCATTACCGATATCAACACCGCTGCCTGCTATGAGTCCGCTTACGGCACCGTAGGTACCGTTGGCCGTCTTGACGTTACGCCAAACGCTATCAACGTTATCCCGGGCGACGTCACTTTCTACGTTGATATTCGCGGCGTAGACAAGGCCAGCGTTAACCGTGTTGTCGCCAAGTTCCTGGCGTCCGTTGAACACGCTAAGTCAGTACAGGACGTTGTTATTAACGTCTCCGAGCTGGCCAACGACATGCCGGTACTGATGACTGACGACATCGTTCACCGTCTGGAGCGCATCTGCCAGGAGAAAGGCGTACCTTCTGTCACCATGATGAGCGGCGCAGGCCACGACACTATGTACATGGCGCAGGACTTCCCGGCAGGCATGCTGTTTATTCCATCCAAGGACGGCGTTAGCCACCACCCGGATGAATACAGCGAGTTTGACGACGTTCTGCTGGCAGCAGAAATTCTGCAGCAGGCCATGGGCGAACTGGCTGACGCGTAA
- a CDS encoding extracellular solute-binding protein, whose amino-acid sequence MKKWSRLLAAGTLLLSFSALPVHAEENVVYFYNWSEYVPPGLMDDFTKETGIKVINSSFESIDTMYTKLKTYKDGAYDLVVPSAYFIAKMRDEGMLQKIDTSKLKNFKNIDPALQSKPFDPTNEWSVPYTWGATGIAVNTDVIDPKTVTSWADLWEPRFKDRILILDDAREVFPIAMLKLGYPMNSQDPKQIRAAYEELRKLMDNVVVFNSDAPANPYIEGDIDIGMLWNGSSYMARQEGVHLQYIWPKEGAVFWMDSMAIPANAKNVEGAHKLIDYLLRPEVAARIANEIGYPTPNVEARKLLPKSLTEDKSLYPDPEVLKNGQWMDSVGEAGLLYETLFQNLKAGG is encoded by the coding sequence ATGAAAAAGTGGTCTCGCCTGCTGGCGGCAGGAACGCTGTTACTCTCTTTTAGCGCGCTTCCTGTCCACGCTGAAGAAAACGTCGTTTACTTCTATAACTGGTCGGAATACGTTCCGCCCGGCCTGATGGACGACTTTACCAAAGAAACCGGTATCAAAGTGATCAACTCCTCGTTTGAGTCAATCGATACCATGTACACCAAGCTGAAGACCTACAAAGACGGGGCTTACGACTTGGTAGTGCCTTCCGCCTACTTTATCGCCAAAATGCGCGACGAGGGCATGCTGCAAAAAATCGATACCAGCAAGCTTAAAAACTTCAAAAATATCGACCCTGCCCTGCAGTCCAAGCCGTTTGACCCCACTAACGAGTGGTCTGTTCCTTACACGTGGGGAGCCACCGGTATTGCGGTCAATACCGACGTTATCGATCCGAAAACTGTCACCAGCTGGGCTGACCTTTGGGAGCCTCGCTTTAAAGACCGCATTCTGATCCTCGACGATGCGCGAGAAGTGTTCCCTATCGCCATGCTTAAGCTGGGCTACCCGATGAACAGCCAAGATCCTAAACAGATCAGAGCCGCTTACGAAGAGCTGCGCAAGCTAATGGACAACGTCGTCGTCTTTAACTCCGACGCTCCCGCCAACCCCTACATTGAAGGCGATATCGACATCGGCATGCTGTGGAACGGCTCATCGTACATGGCAAGACAGGAAGGCGTTCACCTTCAGTACATCTGGCCAAAAGAAGGTGCCGTGTTCTGGATGGACAGCATGGCTATTCCTGCCAACGCCAAGAACGTTGAAGGCGCACACAAGCTGATTGACTACCTGCTTCGCCCGGAAGTGGCCGCCAGAATCGCCAATGAAATCGGTTACCCGACGCCGAACGTAGAGGCGCGTAAGCTGCTGCCTAAGTCTCTGACCGAAGATAAGTCCCTCTATCCCGATCCTGAAGTGCTGAAGAACGGGCAGTGGATGGACTCGGTTGGCGAAGCGGGCCTGCTCTACGAGACGCTGTTCCAAAACCTCAAGGCGGGAGGTTAA
- the potC gene encoding spermidine/putrescine ABC transporter permease PotC — MIGRLFKGGFMTAVYAFLYIPIVILIVNSFNVAKYGVTWRGFTTQWYGILLNNDSLLQAAGHSIVIASLSATFATLIGSLTAVALYRYQFRGKPFVGGMLFVVMMSPDIVMAISLLALYMLLGLSLGFWTLMLAHITFCLPFVVITVYSRLKGFDVRMLEAARDLGAGEFTIMRKIVLPLAMPAVIAGWLLSFTLSMDDVVVSSFVTGPSYEILPLKIYSMVKVGMSPEVNALATIMLVFSLVMVMASQLILRERSGK; from the coding sequence ATGATTGGACGCCTTTTTAAAGGCGGCTTTATGACCGCCGTTTACGCCTTTTTATATATCCCTATCGTTATCCTGATCGTTAACTCGTTTAACGTCGCCAAGTACGGTGTGACCTGGCGCGGGTTTACGACTCAGTGGTACGGGATCCTGCTTAATAACGACAGCCTGCTGCAGGCCGCCGGGCACTCTATCGTCATTGCCTCACTGTCGGCAACGTTCGCTACGCTTATCGGCTCTCTGACAGCGGTGGCTTTGTATCGCTACCAGTTTCGCGGTAAGCCCTTTGTCGGCGGTATGCTGTTCGTGGTTATGATGTCGCCAGATATCGTCATGGCGATCTCACTGCTGGCGCTTTATATGCTGCTGGGGCTTTCTCTAGGCTTCTGGACGCTGATGCTGGCGCATATCACCTTCTGTCTGCCCTTTGTTGTCATTACTGTGTATTCACGGCTGAAAGGCTTTGACGTCAGAATGCTGGAAGCGGCGCGCGATCTGGGCGCTGGCGAATTTACCATTATGCGTAAAATCGTTCTGCCACTGGCCATGCCTGCTGTGATCGCCGGTTGGCTATTAAGCTTCACGCTGTCGATGGATGACGTGGTGGTTTCCTCATTCGTGACGGGCCCCTCCTACGAGATTTTACCGCTGAAAATCTACTCAATGGTAAAAGTGGGTATGTCGCCGGAAGTCAACGCGCTAGCGACCATTATGCTGGTCTTCTCGCTGGTGATGGTCATGGCCAGTCAGCTTATTCTTCGCGAACGCAGCGGAAAATAG
- the potB gene encoding spermidine/putrescine ABC transporter permease PotB, translating to MTALNKPSQRKLFQKLTITLIVSWLVLFVFLPNLMIIGTSFLTRDDANLLAMVFTLDNYTRLFDPMYAQVLMHSLNMALIATFFCLLIGYPFAYIIANMPKRIQPIMLFLLIVPFWTNSLIRTYGLKIFISTKGVLNQILLNIGLIDQPLRIMYSQEAVVIGLVYILLPFMVLPLYSSIEKLDKAYIEAARDLGAGKVQTFTRVIIPLTTPGIIAGCLLVLLPAMGMFYIADLLGGAKNLLVGNVIKNQFLRLRDWPFGAATSIVLTVLMGLMLFVYYRVGKLLNKKDELE from the coding sequence ATGACAGCGCTCAATAAGCCTTCACAGCGCAAGCTGTTTCAGAAGCTCACGATTACGCTTATCGTCTCTTGGTTAGTGCTGTTCGTTTTCCTGCCTAACCTGATGATTATCGGCACGAGCTTTCTGACCCGTGACGACGCCAACCTGTTGGCCATGGTCTTTACGCTGGATAACTACACCCGGCTATTTGACCCGATGTACGCTCAGGTGCTGATGCACTCGCTAAACATGGCGTTAATCGCCACGTTCTTCTGCTTGTTAATCGGCTACCCATTCGCCTACATCATCGCCAACATGCCCAAGCGGATACAGCCTATTATGCTGTTTCTGCTGATCGTGCCCTTCTGGACGAACTCACTGATCCGCACCTACGGGCTGAAAATTTTTATCAGCACCAAAGGCGTGCTGAACCAGATCCTGCTTAACATTGGTCTTATCGACCAGCCGCTGCGCATTATGTACTCGCAAGAGGCGGTCGTTATCGGTCTGGTTTACATTCTGCTGCCGTTTATGGTGTTGCCGCTTTATTCCAGCATCGAGAAGCTGGACAAAGCCTACATTGAAGCAGCGCGAGATCTGGGCGCGGGTAAAGTGCAAACCTTCACGAGGGTGATCATTCCGCTCACTACGCCGGGTATCATTGCAGGCTGCCTGCTGGTGCTGCTGCCGGCCATGGGCATGTTCTATATCGCTGACCTACTGGGCGGCGCCAAGAACCTGCTGGTGGGTAACGTGATTAAGAACCAGTTCCTGCGGCTTCGCGACTGGCCGTTCGGTGCCGCCACCAGCATTGTGCTGACGGTGCTAATGGGGCTGATGCTGTTTGTTTACTATCGTGTAGGCAAGCTGCTTAACAAAAAGGATGAGCTGGAATGA
- the potA gene encoding spermidine/putrescine ABC transporter ATP-binding protein PotA, whose product MTENSSLSPVVELKNLRKGFDGRDIINQFNLTINDGEFLTILGPSGCGKTTVLRLIAGLETVDDGQIMLTGQDITHQPAEQRHVNTVFQSYALFPHMTIFDNVAFGLRMQKTPSADITPRVMEALKMVQLDAFAQRKPHQLSGGQQQRVAIARAVVNKPKVLLLDESLSALDYKLRKQMQNELQALQRTLGITFVFVTHDQEEALTMSDRIVVMRNGRIEQDGTPREIYEEPKNMFVARFIGEINVFDAVVLHRIDEKRVLANVEGRECGILTDLEVSPGDKVKVLLRPEDLSVVAVKDGESVDGIIGHIREHNYKGMTLDSIVELENGKMVMISEFFNEDDPDVDHSINHRVAITWTERWEVVLPDDDSAQ is encoded by the coding sequence ATGACTGAAAACTCCTCTCTTTCACCGGTCGTCGAACTGAAAAACCTGCGTAAAGGCTTTGACGGACGGGATATTATCAATCAGTTCAACCTAACGATTAACGACGGCGAGTTCCTGACGATCCTCGGCCCTTCTGGCTGCGGGAAAACGACAGTGCTTCGCTTAATAGCCGGGCTGGAAACCGTTGACGACGGACAAATCATGCTTACCGGGCAGGACATTACCCATCAGCCCGCCGAGCAGCGCCACGTCAATACCGTGTTCCAAAGCTATGCGCTGTTTCCCCACATGACCATTTTTGACAACGTTGCCTTTGGCCTGCGTATGCAAAAAACGCCGTCTGCTGACATTACGCCCCGCGTGATGGAAGCGCTGAAAATGGTTCAGTTGGACGCTTTTGCCCAGCGTAAGCCCCATCAGCTTTCCGGTGGTCAACAGCAGCGCGTCGCCATCGCTCGCGCAGTAGTCAACAAGCCGAAAGTGCTGCTGTTAGACGAATCCCTTTCCGCGCTGGACTACAAGCTGCGTAAGCAAATGCAAAACGAGCTTCAGGCGCTACAGCGCACTCTGGGCATCACCTTCGTGTTCGTGACTCACGATCAGGAAGAGGCGCTAACGATGTCTGACCGTATTGTGGTGATGCGCAATGGGCGCATTGAGCAAGACGGCACGCCGCGCGAAATTTATGAAGAGCCGAAGAACATGTTTGTCGCCCGCTTTATTGGCGAAATTAACGTGTTTGACGCCGTGGTCCTGCACCGCATCGATGAAAAGCGCGTTCTGGCCAACGTCGAAGGCCGTGAGTGCGGCATTCTGACCGATCTGGAAGTCAGCCCTGGCGATAAAGTTAAAGTGCTGCTCCGCCCTGAAGATCTATCCGTTGTTGCAGTGAAAGACGGCGAAAGCGTTGACGGTATTATCGGTCACATTCGCGAACACAACTATAAAGGCATGACGCTGGACTCTATCGTCGAGCTGGAAAACGGCAAGATGGTGATGATCAGTGAATTCTTTAACGAAGACGATCCAGACGTCGACCACTCGATCAACCACAGGGTCGCCATAACCTGGACCGAACGTTGGGAGGTGGTACTGCCAGATGATGACAGCGCTCAATAA